One Helianthus annuus cultivar XRQ/B chromosome 12, HanXRQr2.0-SUNRISE, whole genome shotgun sequence genomic region harbors:
- the LOC110892390 gene encoding uncharacterized protein LOC110892390, with amino-acid sequence MSNWDFGYFFGEISNESYVSDSVWLPGVDRGEEEVVSVRPQHAGTYHSHQEGSVRSVVPDLNQVVEEAGPSYVAQSYPQQEKHAYGTYHSHQEKQRKKKSEEGAFDIEEDENEIEKGVTHFEESDQDEEDGGGWDDGDGWDDGGGGDDGGEKDDGANDPKKQGKVFATLHELKNWAYKTEITKGYVIVTQRTVTKGEDSSARTVKIWLQCDRGGTCKSKATVRRSGSKKIGCPFKMIGKLDASSGNWSLAVKQKDHNHEPAVFLEGHAFARRLTPDEELLVERLYIQNMEPTNIHLTIRKQNPQSVCILRDIQNVIKKIKVKMYGDRTPMQILEQMLHEGRYVYHTRVNPETNAVEEVFFVHRYSYDMWRAFPHVLMIDTTYKTNEYRLPFVQIVGVTSTHKSFCVAHAFISKEKQDNFLWVLQNLKGLLEEGMEPRVIVTDCDKALMNACDKLFPKASKLLCRWHISQNILKHTKAKFATAEEWKIFKLSWSRLCNSPTKTLYNYNFERLFTRLTDDHRSGVLDYLYTVWLLPYKEKFVSAWTNTSPNFGQHTTNRVESQHAKFKRYLKGPNSSLHRLVWLVDKVVESQRIQINLTFQDSRSLKMGDHMISFFDNLRGNVSLKALDLLLVEKKKIRTLVAAGGTCGHVLFTSCGLPCACRMEWWENTNCKIPLAAVDKFWTKLDFNAEELKEDDNNLREEMDRVMQQLKAQPPIVLKSMLSKIKEVVNPSMTDHQPPEVQQDTRGRPTSKAQQKKKEEVARRKDTRSEAKGKSQKKDEDAQKPAVQRSRSKKNKAKKTAEIIDEDFPLLVGDRYKNMIDHFKDWLPSMYRRYITHMEDAQPDCNCGFRSVALGLGLDQNAWMWVRQELLDEMFINKARWMPLLDSFDPGFYTTVYRSINWLHVEPAPMACWMFLPYTGLLVAQKFGVVVQHLSNGVCQTYFPMFDGPAEGHSVLSIAYVEDGHFIMVKLTDDGPMPPPNGLWNMYRSTEAMEWETMYMSRLSEDMSSDEEQHAPNGGPVFNPMAGGNCE; translated from the exons ATGTCAAATTGGGACTTTGGATATTTTTTTGGTGAAATTTCGAATGAGTCATATGTCTCCGATAGCGTTTGGTTACCCGGCGTTGATCGAGGTGAGGAGGAGGTGGTTTCCGTGCGTCCGCAACACGCCGGAACTTACCATTCGCATCAGGAAGGGAGTGTGCGGTCCGTGGTGCCTGATTTGAACCAG GTCGTAGAGGAGGCGGGACCATCTTACGTGGCTCAAAGCTATCCGCAACAGGAAAAACATGCATACGGTACTTACCATTCCCATCAGGAAAAACAACGCAAGAAAAAGTCCGAGGAAGGTGCTTTTGACATCGAGGAAGACGAGAACGAAATCGAGAAAGGTGTTACACACTTCGAGGAAAGTGATCAAGACGAGGAAGATGGTGGTGGCTGGGACGATGGTGATGGCTGGGACGATGGTGGTGGCGGGGACGATGGTGGTGAAAAGGACGATGGTGCTAATGACCCGAAAAAACAAGGAAAG GTATTTGCGACACTTCACGAGTTAAAGAATTGGGCTTACAAAACAGAAATTACGAAAGGTTACGTCATTGTGACCCAACGAACGGTAACAAAGGGTGAAGATTCGTCAGCAAGGACAGTGAAGATATGGTTGCAATGCGACCGTGGAGGCACATGCAAAAGTAAAGCAACAGTTCGGCGTTCTGGTAGCAAGAAGATTGGGTGTCCTTTTAAAATGATAGGGAAACTAGACGCAAGTAGTGGCAATTGGAGCTTAGCGGTGAAGCAAAAGGATCATAACCATGAGCCTGCGGTATTTCTCGAGGGTCACGCGTTTGCAAGAAGGTTGACCCCAGACGAAGAATTATTGGTAGAGAGACTTTATATTCAAAACATGGAGCCTACGAACATACATTTAACCATAAGAAAACAAAACCCACAGAGCGTGTGCATTCTACGAGACATACAAAACGTGATAAAAAAGATTAAAGTCAAAATGTACGGTGATCGGACTCCAATGCAGATATTGGAGCAAATGTTGCATGAAGGAAGGTATGTTTACCACACCCGGGTGAATCCCGAAACAAATGCGGTCGAGGAGGTTTTTTTTGTTCATCGGTACTCGTACGATATGTGGCGTGCTTTCCCACATGTGTTGATGATTGATACCACTTACAAAACTAATGAGTATAGACTTCCGTTTGTTCAAATTGTGGGTGTGACATCGACACACAAGTCGTTTTGTGTCGCTCATGCTTTTATCTCTAAAGAAAAACAGGATAACTTCTTGTGGGTCCTACAGAACCTCAAAGGATTGTTGGAAGAGGgtatggaaccgcgcgtgatAGTAACAGATTGCGATAAAGCTTTGATGAATGCTTGCGATAAACTATTCCCAAAAGCATCCAAATTGCTATGTCGGTGGCACATCTCACAAAATATTCTAAAACACACCAAGGCAAAATTTGCAACGGCTGAAGAATGGAAAATATTCAAGCTTTCTTGGTCTCGATTGTGTAATTCTCCCACTAAGACGCTATACAATTATAACTTTGAGCGGCTATTTACGCGACTGACTGACGACCATAGATCAG gggTTTTGGACTATTTGTATACTGTCTGGCTACTACCCTATAAAGAAAAGTTTGTTTCAGCCTGGACTAACACAAGCCCTAACTTTGGTCAACATACAACCAACAGAGTTGAAAGCCAACATGCTAAGTTTAAGAGATACCTTAAGGGGCCAAACAGCTCGCTCCATAGACTTGTGTGGCTTGTTGACAAAGTTGTAGAGTCACAACGCATACAAATAAACCTCACTTTTCAGGATAGCCGGTCCTTGAAAATGGGGGACCACATGATATCATTCTTTGATAACCTACGTGGTAATGTTTCCCTGAAAGCACTAGATTTGTTGCTTGTGGAGAAGAAAAAGATACGTACGTTGGTCGCAGCAGGGGGGACTTGTGGTCATGTGCTTTTTACGAGTTGTGGGTTGCCATGTGCTTGTCGGATGGAGTGGTGGGAAAATACAA ATTGCAAAATTCCTCTTGCCGCCGTAGACAAATTCTGGACAAAACTAGATTTCAATGCTGAAGAACTTAAGGAAGACGATAATAATCTTCGGGAGGAAATGGACAGAGTCATGCAACAACTGAAGGCGCAACCACCGATAGTGTTAAAAAGTATGTTGTCGAAGATAAAGGAGGTGGTGAATCCAAGTATGACTGACCATCAACCGCCTGAGGTACAACAAGATACTCGGGGACGCCCAACCTCTAAAGCACAACAAAAAAAGAAGGAGGAGGTTGCGAGACGTAAAGATACCCGGTCCGAAGCAAAAGGCAAAAGCCAAAAGAAGGACGAGGACGCTCAAAAGCCAGCAGTGCAACGCAGTCGTTCAAAGAAAAATAAGGCTAAAAAGACAGCTGAAATTATAGATGAAGATTTTCCACTGTTGGTGGGGGATAG GTACAAAAACATGATCGATCATTTTAAGGACTGGCTTCCATCTATGTATCGAAGATACATAACACATATGGAAGATGCCCAGCCTGACTGTAACTGTGGGTTTCGATCGGTGGCGTTGGGTTTGGGGTTGGACCAGAATGCTTGGATGTGGGTCCGCCAAGAGCTACTGGATGAGATGTTCATTAACAAAGCCCGGTGGATGCCTCTTCTTGACTCTTTTGATCCGGGATTTTACACTACAGTATATCGATCAATAAACTGGTTGCACGTGGAACCTGCACCAATGGCATGCTGGATGTTCTTGCCATACACCGGATTGTTGGTGGCTCAAAAATTTGGTGTGGTTGTTCAACATTTAAGCAATGGTGTTTGTCAAACATACTTTCCCATGTTTGATGGTCCGGCGGAGGGCCATTCTGTTCTTTCGATTGCCTATGTGGAAGATGGCCATTTCATCATGGTTAAGTTAACGGATGATGGTCCGATGCCTCCACCGAATGGATTATGGAATATGTATCGAAGTACTGAAGCTATGGAGTGGGAGACAATGTACATGTCTCGTCTTTCAGAGG ATATGTCGTCAGATGAGGAACAACACGCACCAAATGGTGGTCCGGTATTCAATCCGATGGCCGGGGGTAATTGTGAGTAG
- the LOC110892391 gene encoding uncharacterized protein LOC110892391 produces the protein MSVNDDDHQELDELDTLSLTDFPLTSDQDHDHHPNVPSSPVPEDLFEFCSGRSLGFSEDPRMSHAEDMFSGGKLIPINNQNRKEKHINRRRSESMHELKSSTNKTTASQLVRNSHSLDYKKLNRNSRLNYEPTAEIHRNNPSNKTSSSRWSDIVFGPLKGPPEMDLRDIRNRQVVNTSKSMFAKVESSNRFAVNHRAGCHRKSSWGVLGILSCKSSGSVAVNMPLSYEKLSLKN, from the coding sequence ATGAGTGTCAACGATGACGATCATCAAGAACTTGATGAACTCGACACACTTTCACTCACAGATTTCCCCCTAACAAGTGACCAAGATCATGATCATCATCCGAACGTTCCATCATCACCGGTACCAGAAGATTTATTCGAGTTTTGTAGCGGCAGATCATTAGGGTTTTCTGAAGATCCCAGGATGTCCCATGCAGAAGATATGTTCTCCGGTGGGAAGCTCATACCGATCAACAATCAAAACCGTAAAGAGAAACACATTAACCGCAGGCGATCCGAGTCAATGCACGAGTTAAAGAGCAGCACAAACAAAACAACAGCAAGTCAACTCGTGAGAAACAGCCACTCTTTGGATTACAAGAAGCTTAACCGAAACTCGAGGTTGAACTATGAACCGACAGCGGAGATCCACCGTAACAACCCGAGTAATAAAACGTCGTCTTCGAGGTGGTCGGATATTGTGTTTGGGCCATTAAAAGGGCCCCCGGAGATGGATCTCCGGGACATTAGGAACAGGCAGGTTGTTAATACGTCGAAGTCGATGTTCGCTAAGGTTGAGTCGAGTAACAGGTTTGCGGTCAACCACCGGGCGGGTTGTCACCGGAAAAGTTCATGGGGAGTGCTTGGGATACTTAGCTGCAAAAGCTCCGGCAGTGTTGCCGTGAACATGCCGTTAAGTTATGAAAAGTTGAGTTTAAAGAATTGA